A stretch of Pogona vitticeps strain Pit_001003342236 chromosome 5, PviZW2.1, whole genome shotgun sequence DNA encodes these proteins:
- the MCUB gene encoding calcium uniporter regulatory subunit MCUb, mitochondrial isoform X1 encodes MLGTLKMLERVTILCLRLTGNRRHHRRPFYSTLVPSDEVNVNYKHGLPVITLTLPSRKERCQFTVKPMLMTVGDFLQDIKSEDNAIEKVEVFTADGTMISTSALMEVLLMNDFKLVINGIEYSVHPPQKDKLSTEHATELDDIKSTVHRLFAALHLVDHQRRKEKELMKKIELMREELLPLEQMKHRIYTNADAKTSRLLWIGLAFMSTQGGALAWLTWWVYSWDIMEPVTYFITYGSAMAFYAYFVLTKQDYVYPEVRDRQFLHYFHQKSKSQKFNVDQYNKLKEDLAQVEESLKRLKNPLKLRLPMEEINEKH; translated from the exons ATACTGTGTCTGAGACTTACTGGAAACAGAAGGCATCACAGAAGACCTTTTTATAGCACTTTAGTGCCATCTGATG aAGTAAATGTTAATTATAAACATGGGCTGCCTGTGATAACCCTTACATTGCCCTCAAGAAAGGAACGCTGCCAGTTTACGGTCAAGCCAATGCTCATGACAGTGGGAGACTTCTTGCAGGATATAAAGAGTGAGGATAATGCCATTGAAAAGGTAGAAGTCTTCACAGCAG ACGGCACCATGATTTCAACTTCAGCGTTGATGGAGGTTTTGTTGATGAATGACTTTAAACTTGTAATCAATGGTATAGAATATAGTGTACACCCCCCACAAAAAG ATAAACTCAGCACAGAGCATGCTACTGAGTTAGATGACATCAAGTCTACAGTTCATAGATTATTTGCAGCACTTCATTTAGTAGATCatcagagaaggaaggagaaagaattaaTGAAAAAAATAGAACTTATGAGAGAAGAACTGCTGCCTCTAGAACAg ATGAAACATAGAATTTATACAAATGCTGATGCCAAGACTTCTCGTCTTCTGTGGATTGGCTTAGCCTTCATGTCAACTCAGGGCGGAGCCCTCGCTTGGCTCACTTGGTGGGTGTATTCTTGGGATATCATGGAGCCCGTCACATATTTTATCACCTATGGAAGTGCCATGGCTTTCTATGCTTACTTTGTACTTACTAAGCAG GATTATGTTTATCCAGAAGTTCGTGACAGGCAATTCCTCCACTATTTCCACCAGAAATCCAAAAGCCAGAAGTTCAACGTGGATCAGTATAATAAGTTAAAAGAAGATCTTGCACAG GTGGAAGAATCCTTAAAACGACTGAAGAACCCCTTAAAATTGCGCCTTCCaatggaagaaataaatgaaaaacattaa
- the CASP6 gene encoding caspase-6, with protein MASSKRQRSAKNASGEIHVDSKNVLQHLKDGQQNITETDAMDERIKQLFDPASEYKMNHKRRGLALIFNHERFYWHLMLPERRGTLADRENLKRSLSGLGFEVKCFDDLKAEDVLQNIYNVSTAQHDDADCFVCVFLSHGEDDHVYAYDAKIEIQTLTNMFRGDKCPSLVGKPKIFIIQACRGDKHDDPVLARDTVDSREESSINETTVDAAAVYTLPAGADFLMCYSVAEGYYSHRETVNGSWYIQDLCEMIRRYGSSLEFIELLTLVNRKVSHRKVDVCKDIHALGKKQIPCFASMLTKKLHFRPKS; from the exons ATGGCGAGCTCCAAGCGGCAGAGAAGCGCCAAAAATGCCTCAG GAGAAATTCACGTGGATAGCAAGAATGTGCTGCAGCATTTAAAAG ATGGGCAGCAAAACATCACAGAAACAGATGCCATGGACGAAAG AATCAAACAGCTCTTTGACCCAGCATCAGAATACAAAATGAACCATAAGAGAAGAGGACTTGCTCTCATCTTCAATCATGAGCGTTTTTATTGGCATCTAATGTTGCCAGAGAGACGTGGCACCCTTGCTGACAGAGAAAATCTGAAACGCAG CTTGTCAGGGCTTGGATTTGAAGTAAAATGCTTTGATGATCTGAAAGCAGAAGATGTGTTGCAGAACATTTACAATG TGTCCACAGCCCAACATGATGATGCAGattgctttgtatgtgttttccTAAGCCATGGAGAAGATGACCATGTTTATGCCTATGATGCCAAAATTGAGATACAAACATTGACCAACATGTTTCGAGGAGACAAATGCCCAAGTCTTGTAGGGAAGccaaaaatatttataattcag GCATGCAGAGGAGATAAGCACGATGACCCTGTCCTAGCTCGTGATACTGTGGATAGCAGAGAAGAATCCAGTATCAATGAAACCACAGTAGATGCAGCTGCAGTATATACCTTACCTGCTGGGGCAGACTTCCTCATGTGTTATTCTGTAGCAGAAG GGTACTATTCTCATCGTGAAACTGTGAATGGTTCTTGGTACATTCAAGACCTGTGTGAGATGATAAGGCGATATGGCTCTTCTTTGGAGTTCATAGAGTTACTGACACTTGTTAACAGGAAGGTATCTCACCGCAAAGTGGATGTGTGCAAAGATATTCATGCACTCGGGAAAAAACAGATTCCTTGCTTTGCATCAATGTTAACTAAGAAGTTGCATTTCCGCCCCAAATCTTAA